Proteins co-encoded in one Actinoallomurus bryophytorum genomic window:
- a CDS encoding 6-phospho-beta-glucosidase, with amino-acid sequence MKLCVVGGGSTYTPELVDGIARLRDTLPVSELALVDPDERRLELVGGFSRRIFARYGHPGVIRTTTVLDEGVEGAGAVLLQLRVGGQAARHVDETLPLTCGCIGQETTGAGGLAKALRTVPLVLDIADRVAELAPDAWIVDFTNPVGIVTRALLDAGHRAVGLCNVAIGFQRRFAKTLGVPASDIQLGHVGLNHLTWERSVLLRGEDVLPQLLDRHAEELASGIGLPPALLRRLGVVPSYYLRYFYEHDAVVAEQLSAPSRAEEVTAIEERLLEMYADPALDEKPTLLEERGGAYYSEAAVDLVASLSADRGDVQVVNVRNGDRLPFLPAEAVIEVPARITAAGADPLPVDPVEPLYAGLIAHVTAYEELAIEAALKGGVDRVTDALLAHPLIGQVSMATDLADRLVTANAAYLHWAVDA; translated from the coding sequence TTGAAGCTCTGTGTGGTCGGCGGCGGGTCGACGTACACGCCGGAACTCGTGGACGGCATCGCCCGGCTGCGGGACACGCTGCCGGTCTCCGAGCTGGCGCTCGTCGACCCGGACGAGCGCCGCCTGGAGCTGGTCGGCGGGTTCTCCCGGCGGATCTTCGCGCGGTACGGCCATCCGGGCGTGATCCGTACGACGACCGTTCTCGACGAGGGTGTCGAGGGGGCCGGGGCGGTGCTGCTGCAGTTGCGCGTCGGCGGCCAGGCGGCCCGGCACGTGGACGAGACGCTGCCGCTGACCTGCGGCTGCATAGGACAGGAGACGACCGGCGCGGGCGGGCTCGCCAAGGCACTGCGTACGGTCCCCCTCGTCCTGGACATCGCGGACCGGGTCGCCGAGCTCGCCCCGGACGCGTGGATCGTCGACTTCACCAACCCCGTCGGCATCGTCACGCGTGCGCTGCTCGACGCCGGGCACCGCGCCGTCGGGCTGTGCAACGTGGCGATCGGCTTCCAGCGGCGCTTCGCCAAGACGCTGGGCGTCCCGGCCTCCGACATTCAGCTCGGGCACGTCGGCCTCAACCATCTGACCTGGGAGCGCAGCGTCCTGCTGCGCGGCGAGGACGTGCTGCCCCAGCTGCTCGACCGGCACGCCGAGGAGCTCGCGTCCGGAATCGGCCTGCCACCGGCCCTCCTGCGGCGCCTCGGTGTCGTACCGTCCTATTACCTGCGCTACTTCTACGAACACGACGCGGTGGTGGCCGAACAGCTCTCCGCGCCGTCGCGTGCCGAGGAGGTGACGGCCATCGAGGAGCGACTCCTGGAGATGTACGCCGACCCGGCGCTGGACGAGAAGCCCACGCTGCTGGAGGAGCGCGGTGGCGCGTACTACTCCGAGGCCGCCGTCGATCTCGTCGCCTCCCTGTCCGCCGACCGCGGCGACGTGCAGGTCGTCAACGTCCGCAACGGTGACCGGCTGCCGTTCCTGCCCGCCGAGGCGGTGATCGAGGTGCCGGCCCGCATCACCGCCGCCGGTGCCGACCCTCTTCCGGTGGACCCGGTCGAGCCGCTCTACGCGGGCCTGATCGCGCACGTGACCGCATACGAGGAGCTGGCCATCGAGGCCGCGCTCAAGGGAGGTGTCGACCGGGTGACGGACGCCCTGCTGGCTCATCCGCTGATCGGGCAGGTGAGCATGGCCACCGACCTGGCCGACCGGCTCGTCACCGCCAACGCCGCGTACCTGCACTGGGCGGTGGACGCGTGA
- a CDS encoding N-acetylglucosamine kinase, with translation MIVAIDGGNSKTDVAVLTADGEVLATVRGGGFRPVADGVEAAVNVLADAVTRALEAAGLTAPWPVADHVSAYLANVDLPEEEEEFHRIITACNWGRNVRVGNDTFALLRSGVTEQWGVAVVCGAGINCAGVGPDGQVARFPSIGRVTGDWGGGHHLGEEALWHGVRAEDGRGPATALAAAVAVHFGVETALDVGLGIHFGDISEERLGELSPVLFAVAAAGDEVAGRLVERQADEVSALATVVLRRLGLLGSPVEVVLGGGVLAARDALLMTAIQDRFARFAPQAKLVVVDAPPVLGAALLGLDAAGATPEAHERLRAFYA, from the coding sequence GTGATCGTCGCGATCGACGGCGGCAACAGCAAGACCGACGTCGCGGTCCTGACCGCGGACGGCGAGGTGCTCGCGACCGTACGCGGCGGCGGCTTCCGGCCGGTCGCGGACGGTGTCGAGGCCGCGGTGAACGTTCTGGCCGACGCGGTGACCCGCGCGCTGGAGGCCGCCGGGCTGACCGCGCCCTGGCCGGTGGCCGACCACGTGTCGGCGTACCTGGCCAACGTGGACCTGCCGGAGGAAGAGGAGGAGTTCCACCGGATCATCACGGCCTGCAACTGGGGCCGCAACGTCCGGGTCGGCAACGACACTTTCGCGCTGCTGCGCTCGGGCGTGACCGAGCAGTGGGGTGTGGCCGTCGTGTGCGGCGCCGGCATCAACTGCGCCGGCGTGGGCCCGGATGGGCAGGTCGCCCGGTTTCCCTCGATCGGCCGGGTCACCGGCGACTGGGGCGGCGGCCACCACCTCGGCGAGGAGGCACTGTGGCACGGCGTGCGCGCCGAGGACGGGCGCGGCCCCGCGACGGCGCTCGCCGCTGCGGTCGCCGTGCACTTCGGCGTCGAGACCGCCCTGGACGTCGGCCTCGGCATCCACTTCGGGGACATCTCCGAGGAGCGGCTGGGTGAGCTGTCACCGGTGCTGTTCGCGGTCGCCGCGGCCGGCGACGAGGTCGCGGGCCGGCTGGTCGAACGCCAGGCCGACGAGGTGAGCGCGCTGGCCACCGTCGTCCTGCGGCGGCTGGGCCTGCTCGGCTCCCCCGTCGAGGTCGTCCTGGGCGGCGGAGTGCTCGCCGCCCGCGACGCACTGTTGATGACCGCGATCCAGGACCGCTTCGCACGCTTCGCCCCGCAGGCCAAGCTCGTCGTCGTGGACGCCCCGCCCGTCCTGGGCGCCGCCCTGCTCGGCCTGGACGCCGCCGGCGCGACCCCGGAGGCCCACGAACGCCTGCGCGCCTTCTACGCCTAG
- a CDS encoding methyltransferase, with amino-acid sequence MPAKDDHHAAIHRQTGPFDTLTGAIGGMFVGHCLASVARFSVADALDDTPRTAEELAEVTGANPEALGRVLRLLAAHGVFAAGDDRFTHTGASRMLRSDHPQSWRDFAATFGTERTARQLGYFDYSLQTGLPAANKLNPDGFFAILQSDPEAGRVFDAAMVSKARIQVASVLAAYDFSNCGTIADIGGGRGHLLQAVVDAAERTTGILFDLPPVIERAAEIASDRLTLQAGDFFKDPLPVCDTYMLMDVIHDWDVERATAILAAVRKAAPPHARLLLVESVIPDGPGPDWSKAMDIMMLVHTGGRQRTRSEHESLLQTCGFRLERVVATASDVSILEAVCDRRGAACKYHHRLDPATST; translated from the coding sequence ATGCCCGCCAAGGATGATCACCATGCCGCGATCCATCGACAGACGGGGCCCTTCGACACACTGACCGGCGCGATCGGGGGCATGTTCGTCGGGCACTGTCTGGCCTCCGTGGCCAGGTTCAGCGTCGCCGACGCGCTCGACGACACGCCGCGGACGGCCGAGGAACTGGCCGAAGTCACCGGGGCGAATCCCGAGGCCCTCGGTCGTGTGCTTCGCCTCCTCGCTGCCCATGGCGTCTTCGCGGCCGGCGACGACCGCTTCACCCACACCGGCGCGTCGCGAATGCTCCGTTCCGACCATCCCCAGTCTTGGCGTGACTTCGCGGCGACATTCGGAACCGAACGCACTGCAAGGCAACTGGGTTACTTCGACTACTCACTCCAGACTGGACTCCCGGCCGCCAACAAGCTGAACCCGGACGGGTTCTTCGCCATCCTTCAGAGTGATCCCGAGGCGGGCCGGGTCTTCGACGCCGCGATGGTCTCAAAGGCGCGTATCCAGGTCGCGAGTGTCCTGGCCGCCTACGACTTCTCGAACTGCGGAACGATCGCCGACATCGGCGGCGGCCGAGGACACCTACTGCAGGCGGTGGTGGACGCGGCCGAGCGAACCACGGGCATCCTTTTCGATCTGCCCCCGGTGATCGAGCGTGCCGCGGAGATCGCCTCCGATCGGCTCACGCTGCAAGCCGGCGACTTCTTCAAGGACCCGCTGCCGGTCTGCGACACCTACATGCTCATGGACGTGATCCACGACTGGGACGTCGAGCGGGCCACGGCGATCCTGGCCGCCGTACGGAAGGCCGCTCCACCGCACGCGCGGCTGTTATTGGTGGAAAGCGTCATCCCCGACGGCCCTGGGCCCGACTGGTCTAAAGCCATGGACATCATGATGCTCGTCCACACCGGGGGCAGGCAACGCACCCGCAGCGAACACGAGTCGCTGTTGCAGACCTGCGGTTTCCGGCTCGAGCGGGTCGTTGCGACGGCATCAGACGTATCGATCCTCGAGGCGGTGTGTGATCGCCGCGGCGCTGCGTGCAAGTATCACCACCGCCTCGACCCGGCCACCAGCACATAG
- a CDS encoding SAM-dependent methyltransferase produces MSSFEVTPIGTVHNDRTDVQHTDNWGAVRSTITIDERFGEACLQGLEGFSHVEILFIFDQFPEHDDHREPRPNRGRSDLPPVGVFAGRGPRRPNRIGVTCCAIESVHGRELTVVGLDAVSGTPVIDVKPAMAEFQAANIEQPEWVGRLMSEYFQP; encoded by the coding sequence ATGTCGAGCTTCGAGGTCACACCGATAGGTACGGTCCATAACGACCGAACGGACGTCCAGCACACGGACAACTGGGGTGCCGTCCGCAGCACGATCACCATCGATGAGCGCTTCGGCGAGGCGTGCCTCCAGGGCCTGGAGGGCTTCTCCCACGTGGAGATCCTCTTCATCTTCGACCAGTTCCCCGAACACGACGACCACCGCGAACCCCGCCCCAACCGCGGCCGCTCCGACCTCCCGCCCGTTGGTGTCTTCGCCGGCCGCGGCCCCCGCAGGCCGAACCGCATCGGGGTGACGTGCTGCGCCATCGAGTCCGTCCACGGCCGCGAACTGACGGTGGTGGGCCTCGACGCGGTCTCCGGCACCCCGGTCATCGACGTGAAGCCCGCGATGGCGGAGTTCCAGGCGGCGAACATCGAACAGCCGGAATGGGTCGGCCGCCTGATGTCGGAGTACTTCCAGCCGTAA
- a CDS encoding glycosyltransferase family 87 protein: MDHPIFTTSVLVAGLLLSVVALWRGWRPSLRAALGVGIALRLILLISAAADSWQPIDYFYGFHAAGQAILARQDPILATHGSWHFLPMIPYLYGLGLRAGLPWEIAGRLVTVAADIALIPLVGKLAGGRNAAAARFAYACSPIALMVAVIHGQIEPVALVFLVAACVMARSGRGGWAGALFGFALSAGTWPVILFPALLLLMPNWRERFHSVAAGAAVPVFFLVTMPLVVHSSWSNLLDVARYLGGVRPVVGEWGWTAWMTGGNWALAPTAAGIGQVVLYLTLLGMMWLWRRADPVDMISAVLLAFMVVTPRMGAQYLLWFVPFLVARPTFFSRPAMWLSALWAGLGYIYLTHFDDTGWWQNHQWWSRSSIIVIPVLILAMPWSRRFPAGTDEPAVVRPEPLTATGAVSARVRPRPGE; encoded by the coding sequence ATGGACCATCCCATATTCACCACATCCGTCCTGGTCGCCGGGCTTCTCCTGTCCGTCGTCGCGCTGTGGCGCGGCTGGCGGCCGTCGCTCCGTGCCGCCCTGGGCGTCGGGATCGCGCTCCGGCTGATCCTGCTCATCAGCGCGGCCGCCGACTCCTGGCAGCCGATCGACTACTTCTACGGCTTCCACGCCGCCGGGCAGGCGATCCTGGCCCGCCAGGACCCGATCCTGGCCACCCATGGGTCGTGGCACTTCCTGCCGATGATCCCCTACCTGTACGGCCTCGGCCTGCGGGCGGGGCTGCCGTGGGAGATCGCCGGGCGGCTGGTCACCGTGGCCGCCGACATCGCGCTGATCCCCCTGGTCGGAAAGCTGGCCGGCGGCCGGAACGCCGCCGCGGCACGGTTCGCGTACGCCTGCAGTCCGATCGCGCTGATGGTCGCGGTGATCCACGGGCAGATCGAACCCGTGGCGCTGGTGTTCCTCGTCGCCGCATGCGTCATGGCGCGCTCCGGGCGCGGGGGCTGGGCCGGGGCCCTGTTCGGGTTCGCACTGTCGGCGGGCACCTGGCCGGTGATCCTGTTTCCGGCCCTGCTGCTGTTGATGCCCAACTGGCGCGAGCGCTTTCACAGCGTCGCCGCGGGCGCCGCCGTTCCGGTGTTCTTCCTGGTCACCATGCCGCTCGTCGTGCACAGCTCCTGGTCCAACCTCCTCGACGTCGCGCGGTACCTGGGCGGTGTACGGCCCGTCGTCGGCGAATGGGGCTGGACCGCGTGGATGACGGGTGGCAACTGGGCGCTGGCGCCGACGGCCGCCGGCATCGGGCAGGTCGTCCTGTACCTCACCCTGCTCGGGATGATGTGGCTGTGGCGGCGCGCCGACCCGGTCGACATGATCTCCGCCGTCCTGCTGGCCTTCATGGTGGTCACCCCGCGCATGGGCGCCCAGTACCTGCTGTGGTTCGTGCCGTTCCTCGTCGCCCGGCCCACGTTCTTCAGCCGGCCGGCGATGTGGCTCTCCGCACTGTGGGCGGGGCTGGGCTACATCTATCTGACCCACTTCGACGACACCGGCTGGTGGCAGAACCACCAGTGGTGGTCCCGGAGCTCGATCATCGTCATCCCGGTCCTCATCCTCGCGATGCCCTGGAGCCGCCGCTTCCCGGCCGGGACGGACGAACCGGCGGTCGTACGGCCGGAGCCGCTCACCGCCACCGGGGCCGTCAGCGCGCGAGTTCGGCCGCGGCCAGGTGAATGA
- a CDS encoding LamG domain-containing protein — protein sequence MRDPRLGVSRGVAVGMNRPLAWGRRSRGLRAALVAALMCVPLAAVPDAADAGVGTTSTGRAGAPGRSGSKVLPSLRRNLVSYYDFEHPAPGDPAVERDRGRSGTNIGLVNGGAAMRVRDGAFPGSRYSIRTKQVDPAVAGTDDWKAGVYSGGGVPSLRAFNGVREISIMGWFKMTGPNPGPNTTTPDPADYYNAVGLAGLLSGDSQGHDVRALLEVINVSGRLRVVALGRRVDGSGSQTFAADDEWQTVLPLNTWVFLAATFDFDDGTLGLYKNGRPLAGTYVLPGDPWGVAGEPEPDLTSATDPRGIKIGGSYPQNTEERNPCNCRIDSLMFLDRAVTPGEVLHQYRRALGR from the coding sequence ATGAGAGACCCTCGCTTAGGCGTCAGCCGCGGTGTCGCGGTCGGTATGAACCGCCCGTTGGCCTGGGGCCGCCGGTCACGCGGCCTGCGGGCGGCTCTGGTGGCCGCGTTGATGTGCGTGCCGCTCGCCGCGGTCCCGGACGCCGCGGACGCGGGCGTCGGCACCACGTCCACCGGCCGGGCCGGGGCACCCGGGCGCTCCGGTTCGAAGGTGCTGCCCAGCCTGAGGCGGAACCTGGTCTCCTACTACGACTTCGAGCATCCCGCCCCGGGCGACCCCGCCGTGGAGCGGGACCGCGGCCGGTCGGGCACGAACATCGGGCTCGTCAACGGCGGGGCCGCGATGCGGGTACGAGACGGCGCCTTCCCGGGCAGCCGGTACTCCATTCGCACGAAGCAGGTCGACCCCGCCGTCGCCGGCACCGACGACTGGAAGGCCGGCGTCTACTCCGGCGGCGGCGTGCCGAGCCTGCGCGCCTTCAACGGCGTCAGGGAAATCTCGATCATGGGCTGGTTCAAGATGACCGGCCCGAACCCCGGCCCGAACACCACCACGCCCGACCCGGCGGACTACTACAACGCGGTCGGACTGGCGGGCCTGCTCAGCGGCGACTCCCAGGGCCACGACGTACGGGCGCTGCTCGAAGTGATCAACGTGTCGGGACGACTGCGCGTGGTCGCCCTTGGCCGTCGCGTCGACGGATCCGGTTCCCAGACCTTCGCGGCCGACGACGAGTGGCAGACCGTCCTGCCGCTGAACACGTGGGTCTTCCTCGCGGCGACCTTCGACTTCGACGACGGGACTCTGGGCCTGTACAAGAACGGGCGGCCACTGGCGGGCACGTACGTGCTCCCCGGCGATCCCTGGGGCGTCGCCGGAGAGCCGGAGCCGGACCTCACCTCGGCGACCGACCCGAGGGGCATCAAGATCGGTGGCAGCTATCCGCAGAACACCGAGGAGCGGAACCCGTGTAACTGCCGCATCGACAGCCTGATGTTCCTCGACCGTGCCGTGACACCGGGGGAGGTCCTGCACCAGTACCGCCGCGCGCTGGGCCGCTGA
- a CDS encoding PQQ-dependent sugar dehydrogenase has translation MTKLRWCLLTIVAVLASLVLSPQTAARADDQPITDPIPENPITTGLGLTVEEFASFPKSEPIPAPIDARLMRWARINYIGEVPDGSGRMYVPDLNGKMYLVDNGTPHEYLDVGAAFAPEFFSGRGLGQGFGIVAFDPDFKRNGKFYTVHTELASATAKVPDLTPQPNTIYHGVIDEWTADDPSAGTFHGTRREVLRLGFAGQIHGIQEIGFNPNARRGDKDYGLLYIAAGDGGQGQAAGNTDPQNLGIPQGKILRIDPHGTNSANGRYGIPATNPFVGKPGDIGEIYAYGMRDPHRFSWDTGGQHRLLLGHIGEHAIEGVWDVRAGDNLGWPNREGPFVFNKDDRCDLYPLPADDAKYGYDYPLAAYDHDPPADWTCNADVGRAISGGYVYRGHKLPELYGKYIFGDLVDGSVLYTNEREMRRGGPRAPIYRLMVFDRTGKRVTMQELAGDKRVDLRFGRDSEGEPFLISKANGKIWKVVGTRHFAAGPVGHTRVAHTAGARNWAPVTPSKWTFKGGQVILSEAGVERPGPRRPFEYAVLTKGPEYGSERIDADVRIDTPTDVSNRDVIIVFGYRSDTEFSYVHLSQDNSIYPHNGIFVVNNADRLRIEDQWDPVRSRGAPPAITDTKWHHVSVVRHADTGEIAVYLDHAKNPLMTAVDRTFTSGRVGFGSFDNIGRVRNFEVTGTEVSG, from the coding sequence ATGACGAAGCTCAGATGGTGCCTTCTGACGATCGTCGCTGTTCTCGCGTCCCTCGTCTTATCACCGCAGACGGCCGCGCGAGCAGACGACCAGCCGATCACCGATCCGATCCCGGAGAACCCCATCACGACGGGCCTGGGACTCACCGTCGAGGAGTTCGCCTCGTTCCCCAAGTCCGAACCCATTCCGGCGCCGATCGACGCGCGCCTCATGCGCTGGGCCCGGATCAACTACATCGGCGAGGTTCCCGACGGCTCGGGCCGCATGTACGTGCCCGACCTCAACGGCAAGATGTACCTGGTCGACAACGGCACGCCACATGAGTACCTCGACGTCGGCGCGGCGTTCGCCCCGGAGTTCTTCTCCGGCCGCGGTCTGGGCCAGGGGTTCGGCATCGTGGCCTTCGACCCCGACTTCAAGCGGAACGGCAAGTTCTACACGGTCCACACCGAGTTGGCCTCCGCCACGGCGAAGGTCCCGGACCTGACACCGCAGCCGAACACCATCTACCACGGCGTCATCGACGAATGGACGGCGGACGACCCGTCCGCGGGCACCTTCCACGGCACCCGCCGGGAGGTGCTGAGGCTCGGGTTCGCCGGCCAGATCCACGGCATCCAGGAGATCGGCTTCAACCCGAACGCCAGGCGCGGCGACAAGGACTACGGCCTGCTCTACATCGCCGCCGGCGACGGCGGTCAGGGACAGGCCGCGGGCAACACCGATCCGCAGAACCTCGGCATCCCGCAGGGGAAGATCCTGCGGATCGACCCCCACGGCACGAACAGCGCCAACGGCAGGTACGGGATCCCGGCCACGAACCCGTTCGTCGGCAAGCCCGGTGACATCGGCGAGATCTACGCGTACGGCATGCGCGACCCGCACCGCTTCAGCTGGGACACCGGCGGGCAGCACCGGCTGTTGCTCGGGCACATCGGTGAGCACGCCATCGAGGGCGTGTGGGACGTCCGTGCGGGCGACAACCTCGGCTGGCCGAACCGGGAAGGGCCCTTCGTCTTCAACAAGGACGACCGGTGCGACCTCTACCCGCTGCCGGCCGACGACGCGAAGTACGGCTACGACTACCCGCTCGCCGCCTACGACCACGACCCGCCCGCCGACTGGACGTGCAACGCGGACGTCGGGCGCGCGATCTCCGGTGGCTACGTCTACCGAGGCCACAAGCTGCCCGAGCTCTACGGCAAGTACATCTTCGGTGACCTCGTCGACGGCAGCGTCCTCTACACGAACGAGCGCGAGATGCGCCGGGGCGGCCCGCGTGCCCCGATCTACCGGCTCATGGTCTTCGACAGGACGGGCAAGCGGGTGACGATGCAGGAGCTGGCCGGCGACAAGCGGGTCGACCTGCGCTTCGGCCGCGACAGCGAGGGGGAGCCCTTCTTGATCTCGAAGGCGAACGGCAAGATCTGGAAGGTCGTCGGCACGCGTCACTTCGCCGCCGGGCCCGTCGGCCACACGCGCGTCGCCCACACGGCCGGCGCGCGGAACTGGGCCCCCGTCACCCCGTCGAAGTGGACCTTCAAGGGTGGCCAGGTGATCCTTTCCGAGGCCGGTGTCGAACGCCCTGGCCCGCGCCGGCCCTTCGAGTACGCGGTGCTGACGAAGGGACCGGAGTACGGCAGCGAGCGGATCGACGCCGATGTCCGGATCGACACCCCCACCGACGTCAGCAACCGCGATGTGATCATCGTGTTCGGCTACCGGTCCGACACGGAGTTCTCCTACGTCCATCTGTCGCAGGACAACTCGATCTACCCGCACAACGGCATCTTCGTCGTGAACAACGCCGACCGGCTGCGGATCGAGGATCAGTGGGACCCGGTCCGCTCGCGCGGCGCCCCGCCCGCGATCACCGATACGAAGTGGCATCACGTCAGCGTCGTACGGCACGCCGACACGGGTGAGATCGCGGTGTACCTGGACCACGCGAAGAACCCGCTGATGACGGCCGTCGACAGGACCTTCACGTCCGGACGGGTCGGCTTCGGGTCGTTCGACAACATCGGCAGGGTTCGCAACTTCGAGGTCACCGGCACCGAGGTGAGCGGCTGA
- a CDS encoding ABC transporter ATP-binding protein: protein MASGPGSAERTAGVSRAGTVEIDDVDVRFRTRRKDVTALRQVSFDVAEGEFVAIVGPSGCGKSTLLKLVAGLLRPSSGSVRLRGEAVTGPRHDIGYVFQRAALLEWRSARRNILLQAEMRHLPAARARERTAELMAMTGLTGFEDAYPHELSGGMRQRVSLCRALLHEPPVLLMDEPFGALDALTREQLNVELNRIWRETRTTVLLVTHSVAEAAYLADRVVVMTERPGTVAEVVEVGPSEDPDYATTVARPEFARATRRIRGLLGAAPAAD from the coding sequence GTGGCGAGCGGGCCGGGGAGCGCGGAGCGCACGGCGGGGGTGAGCCGCGCCGGCACCGTCGAGATCGACGACGTGGACGTACGCTTCCGCACCCGGCGGAAGGACGTCACGGCGCTGCGGCAGGTGTCGTTCGACGTGGCCGAGGGCGAGTTCGTGGCCATCGTGGGACCGTCGGGCTGCGGGAAGTCGACGCTGCTGAAACTCGTGGCGGGGCTGCTGCGGCCGTCCTCCGGCAGCGTCCGGCTACGGGGCGAGGCGGTCACAGGCCCGCGGCACGACATCGGGTACGTCTTCCAGCGGGCCGCGCTCCTGGAGTGGCGCAGCGCCCGCCGCAACATCCTGCTGCAGGCCGAGATGCGCCACCTGCCCGCCGCGCGAGCGCGCGAGCGGACGGCGGAACTGATGGCGATGACCGGGCTGACCGGGTTCGAGGACGCCTATCCGCACGAACTGTCCGGAGGCATGCGGCAGCGGGTCTCACTGTGCCGGGCGCTCCTGCACGAACCACCGGTCCTGCTGATGGACGAGCCCTTCGGCGCACTCGACGCACTCACACGGGAGCAGCTGAACGTCGAGCTGAACCGCATCTGGAGGGAGACGCGTACGACTGTGCTGCTGGTCACGCACTCGGTCGCCGAGGCGGCCTACCTCGCCGACCGGGTCGTGGTCATGACCGAGCGGCCGGGCACGGTCGCCGAGGTCGTCGAGGTCGGGCCGTCCGAGGACCCGGACTACGCCACGACCGTGGCGCGGCCTGAGTTCGCCCGCGCCACCCGCCGCATCCGCGGGCTGCTCGGCGCGGCCCCGGCCGCGGACTGA
- a CDS encoding ABC transporter substrate-binding protein has translation MKPSRLALVLVPIMALTAACGGGGEKTRSAGGRELDKVTLTLNWYPYGEHAPFYYGQQQKIFEKHGLDLRINAGQGSQKTVQAVGAGHTDFGWADTPALLAGVGTGLPVKSVGVFLQTTPASVQSFTAQGIKTPADLKGKRIAGTAGDALSRTFPAFLKKNGMSTSDVRIQNTDPVGKMSAVLSGQTDGLLGFANDQGPTMHTKSGRAISYLRFADFGLNFYSNGLLVGDRTLKSRSGLVRRMVAATSEAWAAAEKDPAGAVAAMQGASQQLPPPAVLTEQFATTLTLLHTDATKGRAPGANTEADWQRTIDLFAQTGVIGKAQPPSAYWDASLSPQG, from the coding sequence ATGAAACCCTCCCGACTCGCCTTAGTCCTCGTCCCGATCATGGCGCTCACCGCCGCCTGCGGAGGAGGTGGCGAGAAGACCAGGAGCGCCGGGGGCAGGGAGCTGGACAAGGTCACGCTTACGCTCAACTGGTACCCCTACGGTGAGCACGCCCCGTTCTACTACGGCCAGCAGCAGAAGATCTTCGAGAAGCACGGTCTCGACCTGCGGATCAACGCGGGGCAGGGTTCGCAGAAGACCGTGCAGGCGGTCGGCGCGGGCCATACCGACTTCGGCTGGGCGGACACCCCGGCGCTGCTCGCGGGTGTCGGCACGGGCCTGCCGGTCAAGAGCGTCGGCGTGTTCCTGCAGACGACACCGGCCTCCGTGCAGTCCTTCACGGCCCAGGGCATCAAGACGCCCGCCGACCTCAAGGGCAAGCGCATCGCGGGTACGGCCGGAGACGCGCTGTCGCGGACGTTCCCGGCGTTCCTCAAGAAGAACGGCATGAGCACCTCGGACGTACGGATCCAGAACACCGACCCGGTGGGCAAGATGTCCGCCGTGCTGTCCGGCCAGACCGACGGCCTGCTCGGCTTCGCCAACGACCAGGGCCCGACGATGCACACCAAGTCCGGACGGGCGATCTCCTACCTGCGCTTCGCCGACTTCGGCCTGAACTTCTACTCCAACGGCCTGCTGGTGGGCGATCGGACGCTGAAGAGCCGGTCCGGCCTGGTCAGGCGCATGGTCGCGGCGACGAGCGAGGCGTGGGCGGCGGCGGAGAAGGACCCCGCGGGAGCGGTCGCCGCCATGCAGGGGGCGTCCCAGCAGCTCCCGCCGCCCGCCGTTCTCACCGAGCAGTTCGCGACGACGCTGACGCTGCTGCACACCGACGCCACCAAGGGCAGGGCGCCCGGAGCCAACACCGAGGCCGACTGGCAGCGGACCATCGACCTGTTCGCCCAGACCGGGGTCATCGGCAAGGCACAGCCGCCGTCGGCGTACTGGGACGCGTCGCTGTCCCCGCAGGGATGA